The Lewinellaceae bacterium genome has a segment encoding these proteins:
- a CDS encoding bile acid:sodium symporter family protein has protein sequence MTGIDAIRINFNPDQLFLLNICLGFLMFGVALDLKKENFLYIFKHPRIALIGMSSQFIILPILSVILILILRPPTSIALGMVLVASCPGGNVSNFAVHLSKANAALSVLLTSISTLAAIVVTPFYFRYLSIFIPGTEVYAQELHVNPQDMAGTIIRLIVVPLIFGMWINSRFEDFTQKIKKPVRILSMIIFLSFVVFAIYGNFENIKNYLHLVFFLVLVHNFMGLSAGYYWAKLFRLPNTDAQAISLETGIQNSGLGLILIFNFFNGLGGMAMVAAWWGVWHLISAFSLAMLWKRRNSLAKQRS, from the coding sequence ATGACCGGTATTGATGCCATCCGTATTAATTTCAATCCGGATCAACTTTTTTTGCTGAATATATGTCTTGGTTTTCTGATGTTCGGGGTAGCCCTGGACCTTAAAAAAGAAAACTTCCTGTACATTTTCAAACACCCCCGCATCGCGTTGATCGGAATGAGTTCGCAATTCATTATTTTGCCGATATTATCAGTGATCCTGATCCTGATATTGAGGCCGCCTACCAGTATTGCCCTGGGAATGGTTCTCGTGGCTTCCTGTCCGGGAGGTAATGTCTCCAATTTCGCGGTACACCTTTCAAAAGCCAACGCTGCGCTTTCCGTTTTACTGACTTCTATTTCCACTTTAGCGGCCATAGTGGTTACGCCTTTTTATTTCCGGTACCTGAGCATTTTCATTCCCGGCACAGAGGTTTACGCCCAGGAACTCCATGTGAACCCACAAGACATGGCCGGCACGATTATCAGGTTGATTGTGGTTCCTTTAATCTTCGGCATGTGGATCAACAGCAGGTTTGAAGACTTTACGCAAAAGATCAAAAAACCTGTCCGGATACTTTCGATGATCATTTTCCTAAGTTTTGTGGTATTTGCCATTTACGGGAACTTCGAGAACATCAAAAACTATCTTCACCTGGTATTTTTTCTCGTCCTGGTGCATAATTTTATGGGGTTGAGTGCAGGGTACTATTGGGCCAAATTATTCCGCTTACCCAATACAGATGCACAGGCCATCTCATTGGAAACCGGCATACAGAATTCAGGGCTGGGCCTCATTCTGATTTTCAATTTCTTTAACGGCCTGGGCGGAATGGCCATGGTCGCCGCCTGGTGGGGGGTATGGCATCTGATCTCTGCTTTCAGCCTCGCTATGCTCTGGAAACGACGGAACAGTCTGGCAAAACAGAGGAGTTAA